A genomic region of Chlorobaculum parvum NCIB 8327 contains the following coding sequences:
- the rplQ gene encoding 50S ribosomal protein L17, with protein sequence MRKVKPARKLGRTTAHRKATLSNLSTQLLIHKRIETTEAKAKETRKVVEKIITKARKGTHHAQREIFSALRNKEAVQELFEEIVGRIGSRNGGYTRIIKLAPRFGDAAKMAVIELVDFAEAPAAASTAAKQDRAKRVKGSKKAETEKEGGESAE encoded by the coding sequence ATGCGTAAAGTAAAGCCAGCAAGGAAACTCGGGAGAACGACCGCCCATAGAAAAGCTACCCTGTCGAATCTTTCGACGCAGTTGCTGATCCACAAGCGTATCGAAACCACCGAAGCGAAAGCCAAGGAAACCCGCAAGGTTGTCGAGAAGATCATCACCAAGGCGCGCAAGGGCACCCACCATGCACAGCGTGAAATCTTCAGCGCCCTTCGCAACAAGGAAGCTGTTCAGGAGCTGTTCGAGGAAATCGTAGGACGCATCGGCTCGCGTAATGGCGGTTACACCCGCATCATCAAGCTCGCACCGCGCTTCGGCGATGCAGCCAAGATGGCGGTTATCGAGCTGGTAGACTTTGCCGAGGCTCCGGCAGCGGCATCGACGGCAGCCAAGCAGGATCGTGCAAAGCGCGTCAAAGGTTCGAAGAAAGCCGAGACTGAAAAAGAGGGCGGCGAATCGGCAGAGTAA
- the rsmG gene encoding 16S rRNA (guanine(527)-N(7))-methyltransferase RsmG, with the protein MPNDLQLLERLCREHGIPAEKNALKLLVRYTELLEEWNHKVNLISRKEDAPVIVKHVFHSMLISRIHDFKPGEKVLDLGTGGGLPGIPLAILFPETSFLLVDSTGKKIAACKAMIKELGLGNVMAVHSRVEELRGVIFDTVLSRQVAPLEELCSYCTTLLKRDGVLICLKGGKLDEEIAKAVMAREKHFGFPASVDRLPIEEIDPLFSEKQIVIARW; encoded by the coding sequence ATGCCGAACGACCTACAACTTTTAGAAAGACTTTGCCGTGAACATGGCATTCCTGCTGAAAAAAACGCCCTGAAACTGCTGGTGCGCTACACAGAGCTGCTCGAAGAGTGGAACCACAAAGTGAACCTTATCAGCCGCAAGGAGGATGCGCCGGTCATCGTCAAGCACGTATTCCACTCGATGCTCATCAGCCGCATTCACGACTTCAAGCCTGGAGAAAAAGTGCTTGATCTGGGTACCGGAGGTGGCCTGCCCGGCATTCCGCTGGCCATTCTTTTTCCCGAAACCTCATTTCTGCTCGTTGATTCAACCGGCAAGAAAATCGCCGCCTGCAAGGCGATGATCAAAGAGCTCGGGCTCGGTAATGTGATGGCGGTTCATTCGAGAGTGGAGGAGCTGCGGGGAGTGATTTTCGATACAGTGCTCAGTAGGCAGGTGGCGCCGCTTGAAGAGCTTTGCAGCTACTGCACAACGTTGCTGAAACGTGATGGCGTGCTGATCTGCCTGAAGGGTGGAAAACTTGACGAGGAGATTGCAAAAGCCGTGATGGCACGGGAGAAGCATTTCGGGTTCCCGGCCTCGGTTGACCGGCTGCCGATTGAAGAGATCGATCCGCTCTTCTCTGAAAAGCAGATAGTCATCGCCCGCTGGTGA
- a CDS encoding mannose-1-phosphate guanylyltransferase, whose amino-acid sequence MGTTKNFCSHVYAVVMAGGIGSKLWPLSRKRYPKQFLHFFDGGTMIRKTVERIARIVRKENILIITSKQHWRLVLDSLPDFDADNIIIEPTIRDTATCIALATTFIRKRNPDAVTVVLPADHLVHNEGRFLETVEKGICMAREKQGLITIGIKPDRPETRYGYIQVEASVMMEDETDDDDIPLFRVKTFAEKPDIATAEQFLQSCDFWWNSGVLIWHVDDINREFRRSLPDLYEDMQNVHAFIGTDRQESVIEDVYSWVHPVSIAYGIMEKAEKVYMLAGDFGWTDLGCWDEVIKVGLGLEGRDMDGSEAIMIDSNQVFVRKPHGKAVVTIGVDDIIVIDTPDALLICRKGQSGDVAKAVEVMRREEGLDKFL is encoded by the coding sequence ATGGGCACGACAAAGAATTTCTGCAGCCATGTCTATGCCGTGGTCATGGCTGGGGGCATAGGCAGCAAGCTCTGGCCGCTTTCGCGCAAGCGCTATCCCAAGCAGTTTCTCCATTTTTTTGATGGCGGAACCATGATCCGCAAAACCGTCGAGCGGATTGCCCGCATCGTCAGGAAAGAGAACATCCTCATCATCACCAGCAAGCAGCACTGGCGTCTTGTGCTCGACTCGCTACCCGATTTCGATGCCGACAACATCATCATCGAACCCACCATCAGGGATACGGCTACCTGTATCGCCCTGGCGACCACCTTCATCCGGAAACGCAATCCCGATGCCGTGACTGTCGTGCTTCCGGCTGACCACCTCGTGCACAATGAGGGGCGCTTTCTGGAAACCGTCGAGAAGGGAATTTGCATGGCGCGGGAAAAACAGGGGCTGATCACCATCGGCATCAAGCCGGATCGGCCTGAGACGCGCTACGGCTATATTCAGGTGGAAGCGTCGGTCATGATGGAGGATGAGACAGATGATGACGACATTCCCCTGTTTCGGGTAAAAACCTTTGCCGAAAAGCCTGACATTGCCACCGCCGAACAGTTTCTGCAAAGCTGTGACTTCTGGTGGAACAGCGGGGTCTTGATTTGGCACGTTGATGACATCAACCGGGAGTTCCGCCGCTCGTTGCCCGACCTGTACGAAGACATGCAGAACGTGCATGCCTTCATCGGAACCGATCGGCAGGAGTCGGTTATCGAGGATGTCTATAGTTGGGTTCATCCGGTTTCGATCGCTTACGGCATTATGGAAAAGGCCGAAAAGGTCTACATGCTGGCCGGTGATTTCGGGTGGACCGATCTGGGATGCTGGGACGAGGTGATCAAGGTGGGACTCGGCCTCGAAGGTCGCGATATGGACGGCAGCGAGGCGATCATGATCGATTCGAACCAGGTCTTCGTCCGCAAGCCTCACGGCAAGGCAGTGGTGACCATCGGCGTGGACGACATCATCGTGATCGATACGCCCGATGCGCTGCTGATCTGTCGAAAGGGGCAGTCGGGTGATGTTGCCAAGGCTGTTGAGGTGATGAGGCGCGAGGAGGGGCTGGACAAGTTTTTATGA
- the cysS gene encoding cysteine--tRNA ligase, with product MPSSLHIYNSLTRKKEPFEPIQPGLATIYVCGPTVYGHAHLGHAKSYVSFDVVVRWLRHVGEQQGYKVRYVQNITDVGHLTDDADEGEDKIQKQARQERIEPMEVAQFYTRSFYEDMDRLGVERPNIAPTATGHIPEQIALVERLVETGHAYESNGNVYFDVNSFAGYGKLSGRTDQEALQSGGRVAERSDKRNPSDFALWKKAEPSHIMKWQSPWGEGYPGWHLECSAMAMKYLGDTIDIHGGGMENKFPHHDCEIAQSEAATGKPFVRYWMHNNMVTVDGVKMGKSLKNFVNLKELFGTFDPLVIRFFILQSHYRSPLDFSEAAIKASQSGFEKLQETYKRLVESAEDKGQLEVATFEQKITDALNDDFNTPVAIAVLFEFIKALNGALDKGGLDAASKAAALALLATYAGEVLGILKSRNELLAGESGESAQTLDDVMQVLLELRKEARANKDFATSDKIRDLLMERGIEVKDTKEGATWTKKKA from the coding sequence ATGCCCTCTTCTCTGCATATCTATAATTCGCTTACCCGCAAGAAAGAACCTTTTGAACCCATCCAGCCCGGTCTGGCAACGATCTACGTGTGCGGCCCGACCGTGTACGGCCACGCCCACCTCGGCCACGCCAAAAGCTACGTATCATTCGACGTGGTGGTGCGCTGGCTGCGTCATGTCGGCGAGCAGCAGGGCTACAAGGTGCGGTACGTGCAGAACATTACAGACGTTGGCCACCTGACCGATGACGCCGACGAGGGGGAGGACAAGATCCAGAAGCAGGCGCGTCAGGAGCGCATCGAGCCGATGGAGGTGGCGCAGTTCTACACCCGCAGCTTTTACGAGGATATGGACCGGCTCGGCGTCGAGCGCCCAAACATCGCGCCGACGGCAACCGGCCACATCCCGGAGCAGATCGCGCTGGTCGAGCGGCTTGTCGAAACCGGCCACGCCTACGAATCCAACGGTAACGTCTATTTCGATGTCAACTCGTTCGCCGGGTATGGCAAGCTCTCCGGGCGGACTGATCAGGAGGCGTTGCAGTCGGGCGGACGCGTCGCGGAGCGAAGCGACAAGCGCAACCCCTCGGACTTCGCGCTCTGGAAAAAGGCCGAGCCAAGTCACATCATGAAGTGGCAATCGCCGTGGGGCGAGGGCTACCCCGGCTGGCATCTGGAGTGCTCTGCAATGGCCATGAAGTACCTTGGCGACACCATCGACATCCACGGCGGTGGCATGGAGAACAAGTTCCCGCACCACGACTGCGAAATCGCCCAGTCCGAAGCGGCCACGGGCAAGCCCTTCGTGCGCTACTGGATGCACAACAACATGGTGACGGTCGATGGCGTCAAGATGGGCAAGTCGCTCAAGAACTTCGTGAACCTCAAGGAGTTGTTCGGCACGTTCGACCCGCTGGTCATCCGCTTCTTCATCCTGCAATCGCACTACCGCTCTCCGCTCGACTTCTCCGAAGCGGCCATCAAGGCCTCGCAGTCCGGCTTCGAAAAGTTGCAGGAAACGTACAAGCGATTGGTAGAGTCGGCGGAGGACAAGGGCCAGCTCGAAGTGGCAACGTTCGAGCAGAAAATCACCGACGCGCTCAACGACGACTTCAACACGCCGGTCGCCATTGCCGTGCTTTTCGAGTTCATCAAAGCGCTCAACGGCGCGCTCGACAAAGGCGGGCTTGACGCTGCATCGAAAGCCGCCGCTCTGGCGCTTCTCGCCACTTACGCCGGAGAGGTGCTCGGCATCCTGAAAAGTCGCAACGAACTGTTGGCCGGAGAGAGCGGCGAAAGCGCACAGACGCTCGACGACGTGATGCAGGTGCTGCTCGAACTGCGCAAAGAAGCCAGAGCAAACAAGGATTTCGCCACCAGCGACAAAATCCGCGACCTGCTCATGGAACGAGGCATCGAAGTCAAGGACACCAAGGAAGGCGCAACCTGGACAAAGAAAAAAGCCTGA
- a CDS encoding DUF302 domain-containing protein yields the protein MNIRSLLIGVVVGILLTAGAGWMMMPGMMLKEYQSPYGVEETVATIKKNAVDEGWVVVNVMPIDQSVKKHGGGDLPPVRLVNLCQADHAFNILKGDDTKVVSVMMPCTISVYQKADGQTYVGAMNAGLMGKMFGGVVAEVMGGKVAKQQKQFIRFVK from the coding sequence ATGAATATTCGCAGTCTGTTAATCGGGGTTGTCGTCGGCATTCTTCTCACCGCTGGCGCGGGGTGGATGATGATGCCGGGGATGATGCTGAAGGAGTACCAGAGCCCTTACGGAGTTGAAGAGACCGTTGCCACCATCAAGAAAAATGCGGTAGACGAAGGCTGGGTGGTTGTCAACGTCATGCCGATCGATCAATCGGTGAAAAAACATGGTGGCGGCGATCTTCCGCCGGTGAGGCTGGTCAACCTCTGCCAGGCAGACCACGCCTTCAACATTCTGAAGGGTGACGACACCAAGGTTGTTTCGGTTATGATGCCCTGCACGATCAGCGTCTATCAGAAAGCTGATGGACAAACCTATGTCGGCGCCATGAATGCCGGGCTGATGGGCAAAATGTTCGGCGGCGTCGTGGCCGAGGTGATGGGCGGCAAGGTTGCCAAGCAGCAGAAGCAGTTTATCAGATTTGTCAAATAG